In Megalops cyprinoides isolate fMegCyp1 chromosome 12, fMegCyp1.pri, whole genome shotgun sequence, the sequence AGAACAGCCCTGATTAATttcaggtctgttttttttcccacaggtACTTTGGGCGTcagatgctgttgtttttggcaTCCCACCAGGATTTTGACAAAATGGTCAAGAAATACATTCCAGCCAAAGACCTGCCAGCCCTCAGAGACTTAGTCTTCACCCTCAAGACTAAGGTACAGAGTCTGATGATGGCTGTCTGTTGATTGTTTTGAATCAGCTCAGTGTATCAGAGACATAACATTGCGTTTATAACGGATTGTTTTTTCTGTAGGTGTTGGGGGAGATGCTTCTGTTGAATGGCCTATTGTATTTTGCATTGGTGCGTTGTAGTTGTTCTGGGATGCCAATGGGTGCTCTGTTCTTGGCAGGGACTGGGCGAAATGCCTCAAGACGTTCCCTCGGCGAGGGGCAGACGCTCTCTTCCTGGTAGCGGGACGGTCCGAGCCTCATCTCTCCCCCGCGAGCCCCTCAGCCTTATTAACAGGTGGGCTTCCTGCAACTCCTAGCTTCCATAGGGTGCTCTTACTCAGACCATGTGCATGTAATTACATGTGTTTACGTCTATTGCGAACTATTCCTTTCTGTCTGAGCAGGGAGTCTGGCGAGTACAGCTGCAGGGCTCAGGCACACAGAAttgcagagaggacagagtaCATCAAGCAGCTAAAGGTGCTGATGGGGTCGAAGGACTTCCGGGAGCGCATCAAAGCCATCGACCAGCTGGTTGCTGATTGTGAGCACAACCACGACATGGTTGTTGCCTGCATTTTTCCAGTAAGTTGTCTCAGCAGAGAATAATAGCAGCAATATACCTTCATTCAATGACCAGTGTATTGTGTATGATTGGGTAGGCCAGCACTGCCATACTCTTTGAGTCAAACAGCTGTGTTCTGAAAAGCCACAGGCTATGTCCAGTTAGAAGCAAATAGAACTAATCCAAGTGCACCTAGATGAGAGGGCCCGGCTCAAAGGACATGATTGTCAGTTATGGTTGCCACCTcatccttgtttttccttaaagGTTTTTGACGCCATGAAGGCCAGGCTCCAGGAGTCCAATAGCAAAGTCAACCTGCATGCGCTGGAGGCCCTGCAGAACATCATCCCGCCGCTGAGGGATAACCTGGCCCAGGTGGTTAACATCCTGGTCCCAGCCATAGTGGACAATCACCTCAACTCAAAGAACAATGCCATCtatactgctgctgttggtgcTGTAGATGCCCTCATTCAAAACCTAGGTGAGGCCCTTTGACTCAGGTTTTTCTGGGATGTCTCCCAGGCTTACTTGTGTGATCATCGGCAGGCACCTGATCagctctttctctgctgttgcaGATAAtgctctgctgctccagctgtttGTCACCAAGGCTCAACTTCTCAGTGGCAGGGCCAAGGTGAACCTTGTTGATAAGGTTGCAGGTGAGTCAGCTGCAGCTCGTTGCAAGAGCAGTACGCTTTTGGCATTGGAAATCTAGAAAGAAGTCCAGTGGCTACAGTCTCACCATTTTATAGAAaatactttacattttacactattgttatttaaaaaacactctTATTCAAAGGCTcttgaaaagttgcacaaacaggacccCACTAACCACACAAACAAGCGTCAATGCTAAACATAGTGCTTTGATCACACATGTGTGCCTAGACTGATGTGTAAGCGCAAGGTAATATGTACTACTAAACGGAGTACACCTGTATAACTAAATAGAGCCTAATCttgtaaaaataagaaataacagAGCCTATTATAGTCACAATGCAGACTAGAGAGAAAGCTATTATTTTACTGAGGTGCGGTGTCTCGTCTTCCTTTCAGATCTGGTGACGGAGCTGTACCCTCACAAGCCACAGGCTGTAGAGCAGAAAGTGCTGCCCCTGCTGTGGCACCTGCTGAGCACCTCCACCAACAGCGGCACAATTCAGGGCAGGGGCGGCAGTGTGCGGGGGGCCACGGCCACCCTGTGCCAGGCCCTCCACGCCCAGATGGGGCCCAGGCTGGCGGAGTGTGCCACCACCCAGTCACTCAGCGTCACCAAGAGTCTCAACCAACTGCTGAAGACCTCTCCGCCCCCTGTGGCACCCTTACAAAGACAATAGAGATCCCAAAAcacttaaaaggaaaaacactgatCTTACTTGAAGATGGAGAAGTGCTTCATTTCTCATAGTGCCTGCACTTTTTTGTTATTGCCTGTATGGTGATTAAACAACCTCCTCTAGTGGGATGATTCATTCCCCTGGAGTCAATAACTTTATCAGTAAGATGTCCTTCAGTAATTGAATACAGACTCTGTGCCCTCAATGACCTGCTCTTTTTGCACTTTCAAAAGTGGTACATTACCTTGATGATTGTTGTCATGATTGCTGTTGTTAAGATATCGTAAAATGACTGTCTGCGTTGTTCTTGTTTGTGGATTCTACAAACATGAATTTACCAGAAAAGGTACCACGGAATGTaccatttaaatgcacaaaacaaggAGAGAAGGgatgtatattttttctatgttttcttttccatggtactgtatgtaatgtgaTATATCCATGATGTGTCTTACTCATTTTTCCACAAGTGTCTAAATTTGTGATGAGAACAGCTTACTATTGTAATAGTTAAAATTTGTATTTGCACAGTATTAGCTTAATCCTTATGCAGTCATGTTGCAGTATATCTTCtatctttgctttttattttaagaattcATATATATGAAGAGGTATTCCAAGTTGGAACTGtcttatgtttgttttgtttttttttttttttttttgcatgaccAAAATTTGACAGGGAACACTAAATATTTTTATGGATATATTTTGATGTACACAGATGCCTAAATCAAATGTTGGATGTAAAAGAGTTTTAATTATGGGTGgtggaaatgttttaaagaaatctaGCTTTAAACTAGCAGGGAGTTTTAAACCCATGTCTGTAATTCTCATTCAGAATAGTGCCAGTCCTCACATTGTCTTTCATAGAATTTCCATGGCTAAATTGTACTGTACTAGTTTctaaacaggaagagagaatgttgtatataaataaattgttttatttctgtaaagaTCTGCTGCCTCAGTCTTTCAGCTTCTGCTGAATTATTGTGATGTGAATGTGATATTAACAGGACACCGCTGAAATGCTTTGCATACTGGGTGCTCTAAATGATACCAGTCCACATGTCCATGTACTTATGAAGACAGCTCAACTGTTGAGCATGCCTTCAAGACTTAGTCGTGGGACTTCAGAAACTGCAGAGTATTTTAGATTGTGTCGTGATAGTTATGCTCTACTTAGTACTGATGTACACACAGAACTTGGGACCTTGAGAGATTAGCTTGTGTAGAGGagttaaatgcatatttatgagtGCAAATATTTTCAGGCTGGGGTCAAAGTCAGGCagtgtgtaatgtttttgttgatgTCATGGGTTGGATACTTCTAGACTCCTTATTCTGATGTCTAACCCATAAATACCTTTAGGCTTAAACATATCTTCAAAACTCTATAAAGTACAGCTTGGATCTTCATAGTTTCTTTTTTGCGTTTCCATTTTGAGGTTGGTGTTCAGTTATAAGCCTTACCTCTAGGGTCTTCCTCTGAGCAGCTGAAGTGATCTACGTTGGTACATTAGGAAGTATGCAGCCATGTTACACATCATCAAATGGCATACTGCCATACTTATACAGGACTGTGCCCTTTGAAAGGTTTCCTACGAAAGAATGATGACCCTGAGGTCTGAGGCCTTAAATGGCTGAACTTTGCTAAGAATAGCAAAAGAGGGCCCACTGTCATTATGACATAGTTTCTACTTTCTTTAGCATTTTATACCAAATATGTACATATCTGTGGATATGACATGgcacaaaaaagagaagcaaaagTGACATTAATTATCACATGACTAGGATAAAGGACACTGTCTCTCTACTTGGCCCTCAGCCAGTCACATACAAACAGCCAAACACCAGTATGGTTAAATTATCCTCTTATGGTCATTGTTGTGATGGAATATTGAGGATAAGGGGAGGCCATTGTATGAGGTACACAAGTATCATCTGTGTATTTTATAAGGAAGGGATGGTGTACAATCAACTAGACTGAGCTTTGAGATGTGTACAGACCCTAGGTTAGGTACTCTATTCAGGTAGGTACTGTGCTTTATAAATACCACAGGGGtagaaaatatttgtttttggagaGTGAGGCTTCCTGAACTCTGTTGTCAATAACTGACTCACAGACTACTCAAAACAATCTGCTTTCCATGGCTAAACAATATGATTAgaatctttaattaaaaattaaattacattacatgcatttagcaaatgctcttacccagaatgacTTCAAGGACAATCAAacataagtatatccattcaagtttcAAAACTTATTTAAATActaattcaaactgaaaataagcGAGTCATTGGTAACACATGGTAGCTATGGACATTAATTATGATTAACTCTTCCATCACAAACGAATATATGACACAATCATTGTTCAGACCCATGCTCCACTACAGTAGGTGGCAATGTGAAAGACACCATTAAATAGCAGGAGAGACATTCACCCGAAACTGCGTTTCCGAAACTGTCTCCTTTACTGAAAGTTGAGCCAAACGGAGCCGCCCCCGCCGTGCTCCGCCCCCCAGATCACTAAGGGTCAgtgtgcgcatgcgcacacTGACCCTTAAACGGCGAGGGAGAAGTTGGTGGTGGAGAATGTGGAGAGTCGAGCCTTCTTTCTAAACAgtttagaataaaataaatcattcctCGTTAAAGCATATTTTCATGGACGAATCTGGTAAGTTAGTTATTTTCATTAGTGTGTCAAAATGCTCCTTTTTATATCTAAATAAAGATTTGTGTAGCTCATTTCTTGTTAATCTGTAATGTGCACGCGCCGAGGCTAACGGCGTGTAGGCCCCAGGCTGTGGCGGTCTTAACGTTAatcgagctagctagctagttagttagctttGCGAACTTTCGGGGGAAAAtattgccagctagctagttagtccGCGTTTTATTGTTATACGTATAGTGATACTGTTGCTCAGGTTAAAGTCTAATTCAATAtggtgtagctagctagctgtcctTTCTAGCGACGTAGCTCGCTTACGTTGACTATGCGTTAGCTAGCTGCTCTAGCTGTTTAGGTAGCCTAGACCTTTCTAgcttgttttatatatttaattcatttaactGTATTCTCCTGTTACAATGAATCAAAACGAACCATTTTTATTAGATGGCTAACGTTACCTAACTTTATAGTTTGTTAAATAAGTTTACCCCAGCTAGGTACTCTAGCAATCGACATCTTAAACTAATCTCGCTTGCTATCTCGGTTGCCACATAGCTACATAGTATCAATAACAttgtaatataaaacaaaagatAGTCAGGTCATACAGTCAAAAACACACTAACTGTAACTCGTTTGTAATGCAAATCATCCAAACTTGAATGTTAAGACCGCGAAAACCATAGTATCCAGCAGGCAGTGGTATGTTTACACGGCAATAAATCGGGTACAACGCTGTAACAAAAGTTTTACCACTAGCTTTACTACCTGTTATCTGGCCGTATGGTTTATGTGCGATTTGTCTGCTGTGTCAGACATATGTAGTATGTAGTTTGGCATTGTTCCACTTACCCACCTGCGAGAAGGCGTAGTTTGATCTGTCAAGTGGTAAGCGGCGAAGTCTGAAAATTTTGTTTGCTATCTTGCCGGTGTAGGTGTCAACGTTTCCTCTCAGGCAGAATGTACTTAGCGACGCCTACACATCCGGCTTGTTGGTTTTCGTGAGTTTCTGTACTGAACAGATGTGGGAGTAGCAACACATTCTCACTTGAGTACCAAATTAGATGGATTTATTTGTCTGTCACTGGGGTTAGTAAGTGTCGTGTAAATGGTCTTAATTACATTATGAATGACCTTCAATGGCTCACTTCTTTCTAGATGGAACGAAAATTCCACATGCGCCTTATGGCTCTgccaaatttaatttaatcattttcatgacAGATTGCGATGTGGTTATCACTGTTTAAACCTAGAGTCCGTCATTGGTTCGTATGTGTACGGGGCATACGGATAAACTGTGCCATCGCATGAAGtggaattgttttaaaataggGTTTCTAGTCAGCAGTCCATGTAAGAGCTGTATGTCTGCCTTCCTGTAGATGAACTAGCTTTGGCAGTTCAGTTAATCTCCTGTCCATAAAGGGTGGCAGAGGGATTAATTTACCAGATTATATCAAAACACTGAGAGTTCACTTGGCACTTAAGTGCGTCTGTTTCTAATCGGGAGCAGTGAGTAGTCTATATCTATAAATACATTGCTCTTTCCACACATTCCTTCGTTAGGGGCAGCTGTTGctgtctcctctcctgtgcAGGGTGAGTAAACAGGCTGGTGCCATTtgtgtccccctcccccacagatCAGTCCCTTGTATATGAATCTGGAGAGCCCATGACTGGCATGCTGAACTCGGACCCTATTGGGAGCAGCAGCTCTCCTGGCGCTGAAGGTGTGGGGAACGGCTGTCAGCCCTCCCCCCCTGACTTGGCTCAGGATTTGGCCCCTGTCCAGCACCCTGGCTTGGAATCTGTTGCAGCTCTGATGGACGGAGGGCAGGACACGATGGAGCGAACGGACAAGGACCGGGAAGAGCAGCCAGAGTCCATGGCCCTGCATTCGGTGGAGCAGGCCTCAGCCCAGCAGCTGGAGTCCTCCGAAGCGGGCAGCCCCACCAACATGGAGCTGGAGGACACGTCAAAGGACGACACAGAGGTGGAGACGGAGTCTTCCAGCATGGAGGTCCCTTTCCCCACTGAATTCGAGAAGTACTCCAAAGTGGTGGAGGAGAACCCGGAGGACTTCAACGGATGGACGTACCTGCTGCAGTACGTGGAGCAGGAGGTAAGGATCCATGCTGAgccctgcctgtgtgtttgtctctctcactgatTAAGGTGGGTTGTTTATGCATGTCTTTTATTGTGTTGCAGAATCACATTGGGGCTGCCCGCATGGCCTTTGATTCCTTTTTTGCCCGGTATCCCTACTGCTATGGTTATTGGAAGAAGTATGCAGACATGGAGAGGAGACTGAGCGACACAAAGGTTGCAGAGGAGGTAGGCTTGGGTCTTGGGAAAAGAGATCTTTTCCCAGCACATGCAGGGAGCCAGATGAACCAGCCAATCTCAATTACCTGATTCACTAtccattacatacatttaaatacgTACGTACACGTAAATTTAAATTACGCTACACCCAAAGGTGTTAGGCTGAAACGCCTCCCAGTTGTCACTTTTTTGTATTAAGTAAAGTCAATGACTCATTGCCATTAAACATACTTTTCCACAACATAAACCAGTAGTTAAAGTAAATGCAAGCATTATATTTCCAATGGTGATTGGTTCAAAATTTGCTCTAAACATTTGTAATGTGAATAACCATACAACAGGGAACAATTCAGAAAGATATTGAGCTATATTCAGAAAGCATTAAGGGTAGTGACATTGTCATGGGTAAAATGACAAATCATTGAGCTTTATACCTTCAAATTTCACTAAAACCCACAGGTTAAATATTGACATGGGTATCATTTAGTAAGGCTAATGCGTAATGCGTCATCTTATGTAAACAACGTCAGTTTCTTTTCCCACAGGGTACATAATCTCAGTGGTTGTTGGCTTGTTCATCTGGTTTTCCagcaacttttttctttttttccccctccaagCCCATTTGGGCATTAACTTTCTTCTCCTTTGTTGACAGGTGATAAGCGTGCCTTGTCATGCTTAGCAGTGCCCAATAAATACAGCAGGTTAAACCCTTGTGCCAAGACAGTATTTTAACAGTCAAATTCCACTGTGGACATTCCAGTTTATCCATACTTGTGCCacatattattgcatttttggTCAGACGCTGTCATTGATGCTCTAATGGGTCTGTACCATATGGTCTGTACCACCCCCCAAAGCCTTATCCTCAGCCTGGTCAGAAAGCAGGACCCTCTCGGAAGAAACCAAGACAACCCCCTGCTCCCCTTGGAGAACTGAACACTTTGTACTTTTGCAACCCTCCGCATAAATGGTAATGGCAGATTATTTCACCCGCAATTCCAAGttaacattcatttagcatttctTTTGTGCTAAAGGATGAGCGGTATATACATTCCAGTGTTGGCTCTCCTCTGGAGGCTTGCTGGCTGGGGATGAGGGTCAtttggttctctctctctctctgtcccccctcccctcaggtgTACCGCCGAGGCCTGCAAGCCATCCCGCTGAGTGTGGACCTGTGGCTGCACTTCATCACCTTCCTGAGGGAGACTGCTGACCCTAGCAGTCCCGACACGGAGGCCACAATACGAGCGTGAGTTGGGCTGCCTTCTCGGGTGCTGGTGGCTGAGCTTTTCATACTTGCAGTGCAGGAAGCAGTCAGACCTAACTGTGTGTGTAGCTAGAGGtccttcaatttttttctttttgaaataccTCTTGAAATAGCTGTTACTGGTGTCATTGATGCTTAAACTTTATGGCAATATTCAGCCAGTTTGTTTAAGAAAATCTTCCAAAACTATcaacatgaaaatgatgtaaaacaTGACTAAAAATTGCCCAGTTGGAGTTTGCTCCTCACAGAATGTTTGGTTGCTTAGGGTGATTCTGAATgtccaaagtgttttttttttcccccaatatcaTTTCACTCGAAGTTTTCTGAGAATTTAATGTCACAGTAACAAATGCCCATGTGTCTTGTGACATCTGTTACAGCTGTTTATTCTAAGTGGGCTTTGTGTAGTGATTGATCGTTGGTTCACTTTGTCTACCACAGAACGTTTGAGCATGCAGTGCTGGCGGCAGGCACAGACTTCCGTTCTGACAGACTCTGGGAGGCCTACATTAACTGGGAGACGGAGCTGGGCAACCTTGCCAACGTCACTGCCATCTACGACCGTGTTCTTGCCATCCCCACCCAGCTGTACAGCAGCCACTTCCAGAGGTGAGGATGCTGGTAATCAAGATGGcgaatgtgtgtctgttcagGGGCTGTCTCCGTACGTGCCTCTTTGGAAGAGTATGCAATTACTAAGGCTGTatcgaatgccattttttgccatttgaatTTTAGCCAACCTTTTTCGAATGAAGCTTTGAATGTCTGTGACGTGACATCATCGTTTAGGCCTGTTGTTTTGGCATTGTGtaagtgaccaaatgaatgtaacaaacagttctgtctacAGAAGTTCAACCCGCATTTGCTTTAGTGTatggaattattcctgtgcgatttcatgacacataattcattccGTAAACTGCTGACTCACAGAATTTATTGGACCAAagccctttcgtgcacatcgtaccttcagtaatatagcctatgaacataaataattttgtacTTAAGCAAAACATTGATGTCTgcgaaagttcaagcagcctttgcttttgtggatggaatgccttctgtaactgcggagtcacggaatatatagtgctaaatccctttcgtgcacatcatactttcagtaatatagcaaaacggttaagtggacaaaatgtaCATTCGATGGCCcggaatgatgatagtatagcGCGTTCTGCATTTCatgccacaaaagcataaatgctggcctaggacatctgttacgtggacagaattacttttgtctgcAAAACAAATTCAGTGCACGACAGGAATCATCCgttctgttttctgtgcacgaaagtgTGTGCTCTCTccaatatttcgtggacacaatgctaacgcatttgtctttttcatgGACAAAACATGTTacggtgttacatggtttcgtaatgaatttatgcgtttcatAGCACAGAAGGCATGCTGTCTGTGAAAAAGGGTCTGTTAGACTTATTGGCCAAATTGTTTGTTAAATGATGTTAAAGCGGCCTACTTTTTATTGTCTAAATTTCTTatattacagtagcaataaccttacaactgcaactgagcacccATCCTAATGATGGAATGCTTTTCGATTCTCAATTTCACAATTGAATGACAATTCAATGAAGGACGCTTCAAAGCTTcgaatttttcagtacagccctGGCAATTACATAAACGTAGTTCTAGACCTCAAACAGCTATTTTCATGGTATTCCCTACCTGAACACCCAAATAAAGTGCACTGAATCATCTTTGGAGCATAGAACTCCCACACTGAGAGGCTCGTTGAcctatttatattttcacaatGAAGCGCTCCCTTGAAGAGGACAGTCATCCCTTCCATattgctgctctctgcctgctggGGATAGCAGGCAGCGTGAGTTAGTTTGGGCCTCATCTCTCTGCTTGGGTTTGTATGAGGTTGAAGTTGCCATTGAGGTCTCAAAAAAGTGCTTAGTTTAAGGCTCTTCAGTGTGCATCCTGTTCTAGCAAAAGTGAGAAAGTTACGCATTTATTTATAAGGTTGCCGTGTGATTTAAAGCCATGTTGAAATATCTCCCAAGTAATTTATCTTCAGCCGCATTTAAGACTTAAGTCTTATGGCGCTAGTGATGTGGGAAGAGCTCCCTCTGAGGTTAAACTTGTGACTGGTACTGTTACAGGTTCAGAGAGCATGTGCAGAACAACCTGCCCAAACACTTCCTGTCGCTAGAGGAGTTTGTGCGGCTTAGGAAGGAGCTTGCCGCAGCAAACGGGCACAGCGGTGAGGAAGTGCCTGCGGATGATGACGACCTCCCACCTGGCACGGAGGATTTGGCCGACCCCGCCAAGGTGCTGAGCCTCACTGATTAAGTTCACTTGATGTGGCTTTTACGTTACGTCTGAATGTGCTTGTGCTACCTCtctgttgcactgtgtgtgatgtCCTGTAAGTCCACGGTCGACTATGTCAGGAAGTATGGTGTATTGTGCGTGATGTGAATGCTGGCACCATTTAATCAAGGTGAATTCCTTGTGCATTTAGTGTACTTTGCAAATAAAGTTGATTTTGACAAATGGCAGCTACAGCACATTGCTGCACATACAGGATAACTTAACACTTGTGTCTAACTCTTTTGGAATGATCTTTTTTCCTGATGTACATGCGTTAACGTCATTCCCCTTGTCCTCTCAGCTGGTGACTGAGATCGAGAACATGCGTCACAGGGTGATGGAGGCTCGCCAGGAGGTGTTCAGTCACAATGAGCACGAGGTCAGCAAGCGCTGGACCTTTGAAGAAGGGGTGAGTGAAACCCGCCTTTAAGATTATGTAACAGAATTAATCCTATTCCTGAAATTTAAATCTCAAGTGACCGTCTTTTTTTAATCCCGTATATCAGATTAAGCGGCCTTACTTCCATGTCAAAGCACTGGAGAAGGCCCAGCTGAGCAACTGGAAGGATTACCTGGACTTCGAGATTGAGAATGGGACCCTGGAGCGCGTCATGGTGCTGTTTGAGCGATGCCTGGTGGCCTGCGCCCTCTACGAGGACCTCTGGATCAAGGTAAATGTGCCTCCCTCCCCCGCAGCCCCCATCCACAATTTCAACTCCTCAGTAACTTTCTGTGCTATTTACTTGTAATGTTGATATGTGACTGTATCTGTTGTATTAGGGGATGGCCTGCTTGCCACCAGATTTGACTGCAGCATTTGCCAACTACGTTGCATCTCTTCGTCCTACCTTACAGAAACTAATCTTAATGGTTCGATGAAGGTGCTGATGGGTTTAAAAGAATTCTAAATGTTCTGTCAATGGATTTTCTTGGGAAAATCTGAAAACGGAAGTGTATTCAGgcttttgttcttgttcttttttcttgccTCTTGTCTCTgacctcccccccctcccccctctcccaaaGTATGCAAAGTATATGgaaaatcacagcactgaaggTGCGCAGAATGTGTACAAGAGGGCTTGTGTGACACATCTTCCCAAGAAACCAACAGTACACCTGCTTTGGGCAGCGTTTGAAGAACAACAAGGTAAGCTGGACATACATTTCACTTACTGGATCTATTATTTTACAGTGCTTTTATTCTGTCAAAAGCCCCTCCTTGCTTAAAGTGTATTTTTACCACCAGCTGCCAGAGCTGGCATGGTGCTGTTGTGTTGGGTGGCTCCGTTTGCTACCTTTGAAGCATGTCACTCTGTGGTAGTGAGAATGCCATGGAGATGCATGGCTCTATAATGCCGCCCATTTTGTGCCCCTCAGGTAACGTGGAGGAGGCCCGCAGGATCCTGAAGAgcctggaggaggtggtgcCGGGCCTCGCCATGGTGCGGCTGCGCCGGGTCAGCCTGGAGCGGCGCCACGGCAACCTGGAGGAGGCAGCGTCCCTGCTACAGGATGCTGTCACGAACGGGAGGAACGTCAGCGAGTCGTCGTTCTACTCCATCAAGCTCGCCAGGCACCTCTTCAAGGTGCAGAAGAGCCTGCAGAAGGCCAGGAAGGTGCTGCTGGAGGCCATTGAGAAGGATAAGGTGAGAGTTATAAACTGGGTCTGCAGGCAGCAGCTTTGAAAGGTTTACGGTTGTATGGCGGTATTCATCGTTAACATATTGGTAATAGTAGAGGGGCTTCAGTCAGTTGTAGATCAGAACATGCCTCTTGAAGATTTGGACAGCAGTGCAAATCATATGCATATCAATATaacaaatgaaaccattttaaatcTGGTAAACTGGGTCCTTCCTGCATGACTGATCTTAAAACCTTACTGCAgaccattttacatatttgtacaCACTGTAGATGAGTTTAGTTTGTGCATTATACATTCAGTTAATTACCCCAGTCTAATCTGAACACAGCTTTGAAAGAAACATCCACCCTTCCATGCGTTTCCAGGTACTAGGTTGAAGATTAAATATAATAGGACATTATGAAGACTGCACTTTGTGAACTTTgtgaattttgtgaattttctCAGGTAATATCACTAACTAGGTGCTGTGTATCAGTAAGGAGGGCACTGGAGGGTCTTTTAGAAAATGCTTAGCGGCTGTGTTTGATTTCTGATGATACACTTCCCTTCAGATGAGCCCTAAGCTGTACCTGAACCTGCTGGAGTTGGAGTACAGTGGTGACCTGAGGCAGAATGAGGAGCAGATCCTCTCCTGCTTTGACAAGGCTCTGAGCAGCCCTCTGCCCCTGGAGTCGCgcctcactttctctcagcGCAAGGTGGAGTTCCTGGAGGACTTCGGCAGCGACATCAACACGTACGTTTGCCTTTCCATGTAGCGAAGTTCCGAAGCCATCTCCCAGCAGACGACCAGTGTTTTACTGtctcctgtcttcctctcagGCTTGTAGCTTCGTACGAGGAGCACCAGAATCTCCTGAAAGAGCACGAATCCACcaaaagaaaagctgaaaacGGGTAAGCAATTGAAAAATTGACCTTCCTGTTAGAAGTTGAAAACTGGTACACCTGCAGTGTTAACGTATGAAAACACTGTGCTGGTTTTCTCCATATATGCAGCTCTCAGGAACCTGAACAGAAGAGGCAGCGCATGGAAGACCACACGATGGCCACAGGACCCATGATGCCTGACATGCAGGCCAATCACTCTGCCTACAACTACAACTGGTACCAGGTGAGTGGAACGCTACAAGCCCTGCCAGGATTAATTGGGTTACATATAGCTCTGCTATAGGCTGCTTGCACAACCTATGCAGTGTAGTCAGGTTCATCCTCTGAAGtgattctttcattttaacTAGACCTACGCTAATATACACTAGTTATGTTAGATTGTAAATATCTGTGGCATATCAGGATTTGGGGTAGCACTTAAAATCAACTCCCAAGCACTTACTAGGCTTTTAGTT encodes:
- the LOC118787279 gene encoding pre-mRNA-processing factor 39-like, producing MDESDQSLVYESGEPMTGMLNSDPIGSSSSPGAEGVGNGCQPSPPDLAQDLAPVQHPGLESVAALMDGGQDTMERTDKDREEQPESMALHSVEQASAQQLESSEAGSPTNMELEDTSKDDTEVETESSSMEVPFPTEFEKYSKVVEENPEDFNGWTYLLQYVEQENHIGAARMAFDSFFARYPYCYGYWKKYADMERRLSDTKVAEEVYRRGLQAIPLSVDLWLHFITFLRETADPSSPDTEATIRATFEHAVLAAGTDFRSDRLWEAYINWETELGNLANVTAIYDRVLAIPTQLYSSHFQRFREHVQNNLPKHFLSLEEFVRLRKELAAANGHSGEEVPADDDDLPPGTEDLADPAKLVTEIENMRHRVMEARQEVFSHNEHEVSKRWTFEEGIKRPYFHVKALEKAQLSNWKDYLDFEIENGTLERVMVLFERCLVACALYEDLWIKYAKYMENHSTEGAQNVYKRACVTHLPKKPTVHLLWAAFEEQQGNVEEARRILKSLEEVVPGLAMVRLRRVSLERRHGNLEEAASLLQDAVTNGRNVSESSFYSIKLARHLFKVQKSLQKARKVLLEAIEKDKMSPKLYLNLLELEYSGDLRQNEEQILSCFDKALSSPLPLESRLTFSQRKVEFLEDFGSDINTLVASYEEHQNLLKEHESTKRKAENGSQEPEQKRQRMEDHTMATGPMMPDMQANHSAYNYNWYQHYNYQNPWGYGQYYPPPPT